ATAAAGATTTTTACTCCAAAGCAGACGTTTTTGCTGCCCTGACCGGCTGTCATAAAAATACTGCAGTGAACATGATTAGAATGTTTCAGATGTCACAAACAATCAACTCGATTAACGTTGAGGACAAGACCATGAACAGAGCAAAAACCATGATCGCAGTTGTGATGTTCCTCGGCATGTTGACAGCGGCGTGGACTCAGGAAGCCGAATTCCGCACCGTCATCGTCCGGAACGATCTCGCGGAAGGCGGTGAACTCCATGCCAATGTAGAATTCAGATTGCCCGGCGCTCCAGCTGCCATGACGCTCGCCTCTGCTGTCTGCCATTTGCGATACAGTGAAAATTTGGCCGCCTGGCCGGATGACCCGGCCGTGGCCTGGGCTATGGGTCCGGACCTTGGCTATGTCGACTCGGTGATCAAACGCAATGGCTATTATCGTATCGTGATCAACGGCAACGGAGTCAACGCCAGCCAGTCTTTGATCCAGCCAGGTGATCCAGCCGGCTGGGATGCAGACAGCACCTGGCAAACCCTTGTGACCCTACGCTGGTCGATCGTCACTTTATCCGCTGGTCATCTCACCATCGAACCGGACAGCCTGGAGGCCGAATACTTTCTCAACCCGGCCAATGCACCGCAAAACGGCGTAAACCGTTTTCTGATCGCCGGCAGCCTGACGAAAACCGAATTCGCCGATCCCTGTAAAGCTTCGTTCATTATTTCCCCGGCCGTGGTGGAAGTAGGACAGCCCATCAGCTTTATCAGCGAATCCACCGGCGCCAAGTCGTATGAATGGGACTTTGGCGACGGCTCCACAGCCACCGGTTATCCGATAAGCCATGTGTATACCACACCGGGAGAGGTGAGCGCCACCCTGCGCATCACCTGTGAAGATGGAAGTCGACCATCGGACACCGATGTGTTTACTGTTCTTCCTGCCCCGCCGTGTCTGGCCGCGTTCACGGTATCCAAGACCATCGCCCAGGTGGGTGAGAGAATCACCTTTACCAGCGCTTCCAGCGGAGCCCTGTCGTATGAGTGGCATTTCGGCGACGGCAGCACCGGCACCCGGCGGGTCGCCACACATGTCTACGAAACCGCCGGCACTATGCTGGCAACCCTGACCATCACCTGTTATGGTGGCACCGACACCAGCACGCCGGTCGAGATCACCATCACCCCACCGCCTTCCTGCAAGGCTAGTTTTACCACCAATCCACGGGTGATCGAGGTCGGACAGACCATCGACTTTATCAGCGATTCGTATGGCGCTCTGACTTTTAACTGGGATTTCGGCGACGGCGCTACAGCCACCGGCTATCCGATGACCCATGTGTACACCACGCCGGGCGAAAAGAGTGCGACCCTGCGCATCACTTGTGAAAACCAAGAAAAATCTTCTGACACCGATATTCTCGTGGTCGTCGCTTCGACCTGCATCCCCTATTTTACCTACGATCCACAGGCGATCTGCGTTGGGACTGTGGTGACGTTTACCGGCAATCCAGAGGCGGAGAGCTGGGCGTGGGACTTTGGCGACGGTACGAAGGAGAGCGGCCAACAGATCAGTCACACGTTTGCAGCGGCGGACACCTATCTTGTCACCCTGAACACTCGATGCAGCGGCGGCCGTTCAGGAGAGACCAGTCAACAGATTATCGTCCTGGCCAGCCCCAAGGCGGATTTTATCGCAGCACCGACCAGCGGCCCGGCCCCTTTGACCGTGAACCTGACGGACCAATCAACCGGTCAACCGAATGCATGGACCTGGGATTTCGGTGATGGCCAACAGAGCCATGAACAAAATCCGATTCATGTGTATTCAACGCCCGGCGTCTACAGCGTGACCCTGACTGTAGCCAATGCCTGCGGCTCCCATTCTGTAGTCAAAGAAAATTTGATCCAGGCGGAGAAAGTGATCGTGCCTGAATATGATTACGGCACTGCAGCGCTGCCTCCAGTCCGGCATCTTTACCATCCAGCAGCCAGCATTGGAGCGGTGGTCACCTCGGAAACCGCAGCCGCCGATTTGTCGGAAAACGACGGCATTGTTCTCAGCGATATGATGCCGGGAAAAAGCGCCAGTCTTCAGGTCATTGTGAGCCAGAACGGTTTCATCAGCGCCTGGATCGACTACGACGGCAACACCACTGATTGGGAGACGAATCCGCCCGATAATGTGGTGGCGGCGCAGAGCATCGCCGCCGGGGTTCAAACCACCTTTACCTTCGTCATCCCCAGCACCGCCCCGGTCTCCGATCAACGATGGCTCCGCATCCGCTACAGCATCGGTCAGCTTGCCGACGTCGCCTCAGCCATGGGCTTTTCAGACCGAGCGTACGGAGAGGTGCAGGATTATCTGTTCGGTTTGACTCCGGTTGAATTAAGCAGTTTTACAGCGGTCAGCAACCAGGGCGTCATCAGACTGGAATGGCGAACGCAGTCGGAAACAGAAAACCTGGGATTCCTGATGTATCGGGCGGAGACCAGGGACGGCGCCTATGAGCAGATCTCCGAGGAGATGATCCCG
The genomic region above belongs to bacterium and contains:
- a CDS encoding PKD domain-containing protein, which produces MNRAKTMIAVVMFLGMLTAAWTQEAEFRTVIVRNDLAEGGELHANVEFRLPGAPAAMTLASAVCHLRYSENLAAWPDDPAVAWAMGPDLGYVDSVIKRNGYYRIVINGNGVNASQSLIQPGDPAGWDADSTWQTLVTLRWSIVTLSAGHLTIEPDSLEAEYFLNPANAPQNGVNRFLIAGSLTKTEFADPCKASFIISPAVVEVGQPISFISESTGAKSYEWDFGDGSTATGYPISHVYTTPGEVSATLRITCEDGSRPSDTDVFTVLPAPPCLAAFTVSKTIAQVGERITFTSASSGALSYEWHFGDGSTGTRRVATHVYETAGTMLATLTITCYGGTDTSTPVEITITPPPSCKASFTTNPRVIEVGQTIDFISDSYGALTFNWDFGDGATATGYPMTHVYTTPGEKSATLRITCENQEKSSDTDILVVVASTCIPYFTYDPQAICVGTVVTFTGNPEAESWAWDFGDGTKESGQQISHTFAAADTYLVTLNTRCSGGRSGETSQQIIVLASPKADFIAAPTSGPAPLTVNLTDQSTGQPNAWTWDFGDGQQSHEQNPIHVYSTPGVYSVTLTVANACGSHSVVKENLIQAEKVIVPEYDYGTAALPPVRHLYHPAASIGAVVTSETAAADLSENDGIVLSDMMPGKSASLQVIVSQNGFISAWIDYDGNTTDWETNPPDNVVAAQSIAAGVQTTFTFVIPSTAPVSDQRWLRIRYSIGQLADVASAMGFSDRAYGEVQDYLFGLTPVELSSFTAVSNQGVIRLEWRTQSETENLGFLMYRAETRDGAYEQISEEMIPGAGTTATAHTYLFEDHNTTANQTYYYKLADVDYNGRLRMHGPVQIMASAPSEYRLEQNYPNPFNPETRLSFSLKEAGFTTLTIFNLNGQEIRSLIAKHLNAGSHSCSWDGKDQLGRTMSSGTYLYKLRINGFEVTKKMEFLK